A single window of Pontibacillus chungwhensis DNA harbors:
- a CDS encoding acetoin utilization AcuB family protein, translated as MLVEEVMKTEVISLRANETIETALKLLNDHHIRHIPIVDEHHHVIGIVSDRDVRDASPSVFQIEQDKEALQNTLESIMSSPVITAHPLDFVEEIASIFYEHEIACVPVTKANKLVGIITEKDMLYTMIQLTGVTVQSSQIEIKVIDKPGILPEVTAVLGRRKTNITSVLIYPYQPDSTYKVLVFRLQTMNPMPVIEDLKAEGYEVLWPNMPGMEQ; from the coding sequence ATGTTAGTCGAAGAAGTTATGAAAACAGAGGTTATTTCTTTAAGAGCAAACGAAACTATTGAAACCGCTTTAAAATTATTAAATGATCATCATATTCGACATATCCCCATTGTTGATGAGCATCACCACGTGATTGGGATCGTCTCCGACCGAGATGTCCGAGATGCGAGTCCTTCTGTCTTCCAAATCGAGCAAGATAAAGAAGCGCTCCAAAATACATTAGAATCTATTATGAGTTCCCCCGTTATTACAGCTCACCCACTAGATTTCGTTGAAGAAATCGCTAGTATTTTTTATGAACATGAAATAGCATGTGTACCCGTCACTAAAGCAAACAAATTAGTCGGAATTATTACTGAAAAAGACATGCTTTATACAATGATTCAACTTACAGGCGTAACGGTCCAAAGCTCTCAAATTGAGATTAAAGTAATTGATAAGCCCGGTATCCTCCCAGAGGTGACAGCTGTCCTCGGAAGGCGCAAGACGAATATTACATCTGTACTCATCTATCCTTATCAGCCTGACTCTACTTATAAAGTACTCGTGTTCCGTTTGCAAACCATGAACCCGATGCCTGTTATTGAAGATTTAAAAGCTGAAGGATATGAAGTGTTATGGCCTAATATGCCGGGGATGGAACAATGA
- a CDS encoding GNAT family N-acetyltransferase: MKHTKEYHSKEIVTESGTITVEGPLPSEELANYHFHEGLKAFRPAPKQFEAVQKIADFDEGRILIARTSDTIVGYVTYLYPDPLERWSKFEMEDLLELGAIEVIQDYRGYGIGSWLLKVSMMDDEMEDFIVISTEYYWHWDLSGTGLNIWNYRNVMERMMGAGGLTPYPTDDPEIVSHPANCLMARIGSRVPQSSIDRFEELRFLTRRNYRANRGGL; this comes from the coding sequence ATGAAGCATACGAAAGAATATCATTCTAAAGAGATTGTAACAGAAAGCGGAACAATTACTGTTGAAGGCCCTCTCCCTTCAGAAGAACTAGCAAACTATCATTTCCACGAGGGTCTGAAAGCGTTCAGACCGGCTCCGAAGCAGTTTGAAGCCGTTCAAAAGATTGCTGATTTTGACGAAGGCAGAATTTTAATTGCAAGAACATCAGATACCATTGTAGGCTATGTCACTTACCTTTATCCTGATCCATTAGAAAGATGGTCTAAATTCGAGATGGAAGACCTTCTTGAGCTTGGAGCTATTGAAGTTATTCAAGATTACAGAGGTTACGGAATAGGTTCATGGTTATTAAAAGTGTCGATGATGGATGACGAGATGGAAGATTTTATAGTCATTTCTACTGAATATTATTGGCACTGGGACCTTTCAGGAACAGGGTTAAACATCTGGAATTACCGAAACGTTATGGAGAGAATGATGGGGGCAGGCGGTTTAACCCCTTACCCTACTGATGATCCTGAAATTGTGTCGCATCCAGCAAACTGCTTAATGGCACGGATTGGAAGCCGAGTACCTCAATCATCTATTGATCGATTTGAAGAATTGAGATTTTTAACAAGACGAAATTATCGCGCGAATCGAGGAGGTCTGTAA